The stretch of DNA CCCTGGCGCCACGCCGCCGCCCACCACCGCCACCAGCACGGACAGCTCCATCAGCTACGCCGACCTCGACGCGTTCGCGGCCGGGCATTCCGCGGCGCTGAAGAGCAAGAACCGCGCGGGCTTCGTCTCGATCGTCGACCCCGGGCACCCGGACCTGGTCACCAGCCAGGGCCAGCTGTACGACAACCTCCAGAAGATCCCGTTCACCACCGCCAAGTACGCGGTGACCATGGTGGACGAGAGCACACCCGCCCAGGGCGGGACTTCCACCGCGACGGTCACCGTGGCGTTCGACCACCAGATCACCGGCGTGGACAGCGTCCCGGTCGAGGAACGCTACAAGTGGACCGTGCAGCGCACCGGCCTGAACGGGACCCTGGAGGTCACCGCGATAGCCGGCGCCACCTCCGAGCACAACTACCCGGCTCCGTGGGACGACGTGGCCGGCCTCACCGTGCTCACCCGGCCGAAGGTCGTGATCATGGCGGACGACACCTCGGCGTCCTTCGCCAAGAGCCACGCCGACGCCATGGAGCGGGACGCGGAGTACGACTTCGCCCACTGGAGCGGCGGCTCCGGCAGCGCACCTGGTTTCGCGGTGTTCCTCACCGCGGACCGGTCCCGGTACGAGGGCATATACAGCCAGAACCGTGCCGAGTCCGTCGGCGTCACGGTGCCGATAGCCGCTGCGGGGAAAGACGACGGGTTCTACCCGAGCTCCCGTATAGCGGTCGACACCACGCAGTACAAGAACGTCGACCCCGCCGACGCCGACATAGTGTTCAAGCACGAGATGGCGCACGCGATGATCGGTCCGTTCGAGGACCAGAGCGCGAGCTCCGGACAGGACCACCTGTGGGTCATAGAGGGGTTCGCGGAGTGGGAATCGCAGAGGATGTACTCCACAGAGGAACTCCTCTATGACGGCGAGACTCTGCACACCTACCTAGGCAAGCACGGAGTCCCCCATGCGTTGCCCACAGACAGCGACGTGTACAGCTCGAACTCTGATACGTCCGCGCTGGGGTACTTCTACTCGCATATGGCGATCCGCTATATGGCCGACGAGTACGGAGCGGACAAGGTCGACCAGTTCGTCTTGGCCGTCTACAAGCACGCGACCGGATCGACGTGCGTCGACGACGCGATGAAGAGCGTCCTGGGTATCACCACGGATCAGTTCACCCAGGGCTTCGCCAAGTGGCTGCACAGCTCTGTGTGAATACCCAAGACTTGTATGAGTGCTTGAAGTCGGTGTGAACGTTTAAGAAGCCTCGTTCTGCTCCCGGCCCCGGCATTCGGAACACGTCCCGAACACGGCCAGGTGCCGCACGTCCGTCTGGAAGCCGTAGTCCTCCATCAGCCGCTGCACCAGCGGCTCGGCCGCGGAGTCGGCGGCCTCGAGGATCCGCCCGCAGCCGCGGCACACCAGGTGCACATGCGCCGGCTGGTCGGCGGTGTGGTAGATCTGCGCACCGTGTCCGAGATGCGTGTGCGTGACCAGCCCGAGCTCCTCCAGGAGCTCCAGGGTGCGGTACACGGTCGACAGGTTCACGCCGCGGGCGGTGCGGCGGACCTCCTCGCAGATGGCGTCCGGAGTGGCATGGTCCAGAGAGGCCACGGCCTGCAGGACGAACTGGCGCTGCGGCGTGAGGCGGTAGCCCTTCGCGCGCAGCTCCTTCGTCAGGTCCGTGGGCGCGGTTTCCATACCACCACTATCCCACCGGTGGGGGACAGCGGTCGCCACCGTTCATATGCCGAAGCTGTTCCTGGGCGTCACTTGACCGGCTTGAGCTGGGCCGAGAGATGCGACTGCATGGGCTGGCCCATGGCCGCCATGTCGAACGCCCAGAGCAGATCGCCCTTCACCAGGCCGTAGAGGCGGTGTCCGGCGGTGTACTCCTTGGCGGTCTCGGTGCGCGCGACCACGTCGGTGCGCAGTTCGACCTTCGCGCTGTCGGCCTCGCCGACCCAGATCTCGGCGAAGCCGGTCGGGTGCGACAGGACCACTTCGAGGAGGGTGCGGGTGGTGCCCGCGGTGCCGTTCTCCTCGGTGCGCTCCTGCGGGCGCCAGAAGCCCGACTCGGTCGCCAGCGGCCGGACCTGGTTGCCGTCCTCGTCGAGCAGCCAGGACCGCGACTCGTACTTCAGGAAGGGCTTGTCCGGCGTGTAGGAGAACACGACCTCCTGCCCGAAGTTGAACGACTCGATGGTCGGGTACCCCCCGACCCCCGCGCCGGCCCAGGTGCCCAGCAGGAACGCCAGCGGCACACAGTTCGGGTGCAGGTCGGAGGGGATCTCCAGCGGCATCAGTTCTGGCCCTTGAACAGCCGCAGCACCGTGAAGGACGCGAACCACACGACGGCGAGGGCCACCAGGACCAGGAGGATGTCGAAAAGGGTCTGGACGCTCATGGTGGGGAGTTTATCGGAGCCGGTGGGGAGGTGTTCGGTGAGCTGGGTCTCTTCGGGGCACGCGTCGCGCGGCGCCCGCGCCGGCCGCCGTCCGACCATGACGGCGCCCGCTCCCCGGTCCCGGAGGACCGGGGAGCGGGCGCTCCCCTCATACGCTCGTCCGCTCAGCGAATAAGCGGCTCAGCGGCTCAGACCGCGAGCGCGACCTCGGCGACCTCGCCCAGCGTCGCCTCGACCGAGGCGTCCACGCTGCCCCCGGGCACCAGCGCGCGCACCGTCCAGGTGCCCGGCGCCGCGAAGAACCGGAACCCGCCCTCGGGGCTGGTCGGCACCTCGGCGGTGAACTCGCCGGTGCTGTCCAGCAGCCGCACGTACCCGGTCACCGGCGCGCCGTCCTTGCTGACCGCGCCCTGGATGACAGTTTCCTTCGCCACGTCCACTCCTTCGATGCTGAATCCGCCGGCGGGAGCGCCGCACGAGGCCGTCACTGCTGGCCGCCCTCGGGCGAGCCGGGGTTGGAGCCGAGCGAGACCGGCACGCCGACCAGCGAGCCGTACTCGGTCCACGAACCGTCGTAGTTCTTCACGTTGGGCTGGCCCAGCAGCTCGTGCAGGACGAACCAGGTGTGCGCCGAGCGCTCGCCGATGCGGCAGTAGGCGATGGTGTCCTTGGACAGGTCCACGCCCTCGCCCTCGTACAGCGCGGTCAGGTCCGCGTCGGACTTGAACGTGCCGTCGTCGTTGGCCGCCTTGGACCACGGGATGTTGCGCGCGGTCGGCACGTGGCCGGGACGCTGCGACTGCTCCTGCGGCAGGTGGGCCGGGGCCAGCAGCTTGCCGGAGTACTCGTCGGGGCTGCGCACGTCGACCAGGTTGTCGGTGCCGATCGCGGCCACGACGTCGTCGCGGTAGGCGCGGATCGCCTGGTCCTGGGGCTGCGCGGTGTAGGTCGTGGCCTCGCGGGTCGGCTGCTCGACGACCAGCTCGCGGGAGTCCAGCTCCCACTTCTTACGGCCGCCGTCGAGGAGCTTCACGTCGCCGTGGCCGTAGAGCTTGAAGTACCAGTACGCGTAGGAGGCGAACCAGTTGTTGTTGCCGCCGTAGAGCACCACGGTGTCGTCGTTGGCGATGCCGCGCTCGGACAGCAGCGCCTCGAACTGCTCCTGGTTCACGAAGTCCCGGCGGACCGGGTCCTGCAGGTCGCGCTTCCAGTCGATCCGGATGGCGTTGCGGATGTGGTTCTTGTCGTAGGCGGCTGTGTCCTCGTCGACCTCGACGAGGACGACCTTCGGGTCGTCCAGGTGCGCCTGGACCCAGTCGGCGTCGACCAGGACGTCGTTGCGACTCATGGGAGTCCTCCGGATGGTTCGGGGTTCGGAACGGAGCGGGGGTGCGGCCACGGAAACGGTTGTTCCAGTACCGCGGGCACGCGGAAGCACGTGGGTGTCTTGCTTGGGTCCGCGCTGAGGCAGAGGGTGGCCCGTCCTACAGTGATCGGGCGTCGCGTCCCCGGAAGAACGGGGTCACGGAAAGCAGCCGGCCCTCCGGGGTCAGCGCATTCGACACAGGCAGGCGGCGACGCGGCACAGGTCGACTGCGCGTCGCTTGGTGAAGTCCGCCTGCTGCTTCATGTCACCGACTCTAGAGACCCCTTTGGGCGGTGTCACGCACGTACCGCACTATGAGACGCCGGTCTTACGTTTTGTACGCCTGGCTGGTCAGCCCGCGCTCAGGAGTCCATCGGCACGGTGATGTCGTAGGCGCCGTAGCCGACGACCCGCACCTCGAAGTGGTCGATCTGCCCGGCCGGCAGCGCGGTCGAGGCGGGGATGTCGATCGGCTTGCCGGCCACCGACTTCCAGTTCGACAGCTGGATCGCGTCGTGGTTCTTGTCGTAGACGTACAGCGTGCAGGTCAGCCCGTCCGGCGTCCCGCTCATCTTCGCGGTGACCGAGGTGCCCCAGCTGTGGTCCTGGTAGGAGATCTGCGCGGTCACGCCGCTCTGCGTCACCGCGGGCAGCACCTCGGCGTTCGTGGAGCCGCTCGAGGAGGTCCCGCCGTGCCCGGCCCAGAACCCGCCGACGACCAGCACCAGGGCGGCGGCTCCGCCGGCCGCGGCCACCATGATCCGCTGCCGGCGCGGCGCCCGGAACGGAGGCGGGGTACGGGTGCCGAACAGCCGCCGCCGGCCCGTGCGCCCCCGCTGCCCGGCCGGCTCCGGCGGCACCGTCTCCGGCATCGGCGCCCCGACCAGCCCGATGTCCATGACCCGCTTCACCCCGACGAACGAGGCGTACTCCTGCTGGCACTCCGGGCACCGCGCCAGATGCTGCCGCACCTCGCGGGCCTCGTCCGCGTCCAGCGCGCCGAGCGCGAGAGCACCGACGGCCATCCGCAGGTCCTCGTCGTCGCAGGCGCCCGGCCTGGTCTCCGGCTCCCGGTTCACGGCTTGATCCCCCGTTCTTCGAACGCGGTCCGCAGCGCGCGCAGCGCATAGTACGTGCGCGACTTGACGGTACCCGGGGGGATGCCCAGGGCCTTGGCGGCCTCGGCCACCGACAAGCCCTTGAAGTACGTCTCCCGAAGCACCGCCCGGTGGTCGGGGCTCAGTGTCGCCATGGCCTCGGCCACCTCCCATCCGAGCAGTATCCGGTCATGATCATCCTCGACGACCGCCTCGCGGGCGATCCCCAGCGCCAGCCCCTCGTCGCCGACCTCCTTCGGCCGCGACCGGCGGGCCCGCGCCTGGTCCACCACGATGTTCCGGGCGACCGTGCACAGCCAGGCGCGCGGAGACCCGCGCTCCGGGGCGAAGGCCTCGGAGTGCTGCCAGGCTCGCAGGAACGTCTCCTGGACCACGTCCTCGGCCCGTCCCCGGTCGCCGTCCGTCAGTTTCAGGACGTACCCCAGCAACGGACCCGCGTGGTCCGCGTAGAGGGATCTGAGGCGCTCCGCGTCCGCGCTCGCGACGTCCACACCTGGGACACGCAAAGGAGGTGGATCCGGTTCAACCCGCCGCCACCACGTCACACGCCGATGATGGCACCACCGGTGATCCTTCGACAGCGGATCGCGCCTAGCTGGAGGAAACCCCGGAGCCGGTGACCCGCACGTGGTCCGCCTCGGCGTAGACGCGCAGCCCGTCGGCCGACGTCTGCATGTTGGCCATCTGCAAGGTGAGCTGCATCGGAAGCGTGCCGACGTTGATCGGGAAGTCCAGCTGGCGCGGCACCTCGCCGGCCAGGCCGCCCAGCGAGGAGGACTCGATCTTGTTGGCGGTCAGCTGCAGCCGGTTGCCCGAGCTCAGCGACAGCCTGCTCTGCAGCGTGACCTTGCCCAGGCCCGGGATGTTGCCGGTGACCCGGACCGTGTTGTCCGGCCCCTCGGCCAGCGTCACGTCCAGGCCCTGCGCGGCGGCCGCCGACTCCATGTCGGTCCAGCTGAACAGCGCGGTGCCGGACAGGTGGTCGACGTCGGCCTCCTTGAAGCCGTTGGAGGGCGCAACGCCGTTGAGGTCCACGTGCAGATCGGTGACGCGCACGTTGTTGTGGACCACGCCGCGCGCGTCCACCGAGACCTTGTCCAGCTTCATGCCGATGAGCTGGGTCAGGAACGGGAAGTTGGCGATGTTCACCGACGGTTTGCTCTGCAGGTTCTGCGACTGTTGGATGCGCTTGGCGATCTGGCTCTCCGCGATGCTCACCGTGATCCGGTCCGCGGCCACGAAAAGACCCGCGAGCACGAGCAGCGTGATCGCCAGCCTGGTGGGCCACCTGCGGCGTCTGGGCGGCGGATGCGCCTCCCACTGCAGCTGATCGAGCCCCTCCTCGGAAGTCATGGGACGAGGATAGCCGCGGCGTACGAAGCGAGGGCGGCGATCGTGACCGGTATCGCGACCACCGCGGCCCGGCTCACGCCCAGTTCCGGGTTGCGCGCGGCCACCAGCGAGGCCAGCCCGCAGACCGCCGCCCCGACCGCCACCGACGGGCCGTGCAGGACCGCGGCCGGCACGAACAGGCCGGTCAGCCCGGCGAAGAGCAGGGCGGACGCGGCCGCCGACAAGGCGCGCACCGAGCCGGGCTCGACCCCGCGCCGCCGCGCCCGGAGCACGGCGTCCGCCGCGACCAGCACGAAACCCACGCCGAGGCCGGCCGCGACCGGGAGCACGGCGTCGTCGGGCTGGAACTTGAAGACGGCGGCGGTGCCGGCCAGCGTCGGCAGCGCGGCCAGGACGGCGGTGCGCCGGGAGGCATGGCCGGCCAGGCCGAGCACCGCCCAGGCGACGACGAGCTGGAGCGGCAGGACGACGGCGGCCACCGCCTTGGCGGAGACGAAGGCTCCGACGGCGAGCCCGACGGTCGCCGCCGCGATGAAGGGCAGGTGCGCCAGGAGGGAGAGCGGCTGACGGCGGGGCGCTGGGGAGTCGTAGTCGTCGGCGTAGGCGTGTGTGTCGGTGTACGGCTCGGCGTACTGGTCGGAGTAGGGCTCCGCGTACGGCTCTGCGTACGGCTCCGCATACGGCTCTGTATAGGAATCGGAGTACGACTCCTCATAGGGTTGTTCGTAGTAGGGCTGCTCGTAATAGGGCTCTTGTTGGTAGGCCTCTTGTTGATAGGCCTCTTGTTGGTAGCCCTGTTGTTGCTGCGCCTCCTGGTAGTAAGGCTCTTGGTAGCCGTAGCCCTGGTCGTACTCGGGCTGGTACTCCTGCGCGTAGTAGCCCTGCTGCTCATAGCCCGGTTGTTGCTCATAGCCCGGCTGCTGCTCATACCCGGGCTGCTGCTCGTAGCTCGGGTACTGCTCGTAGCCCGGAGCCTCCTGGTAGCCGTATGCCGGGTCCTGCGCGTACTCGTAGCCCTGGTACTCCGCAGCCGGCTGCTCGTAGCCGCCGTACTCGTATCCATAGCCCTCGGGTCCATAGCCCTCAGGTCCATAGCCCTCGGGCTGCGGCTGCGCATACGGGTCCTGATAGCCCTGGCCGGCATAGGGATCGGAATACTCGGGCTGCTGCGCCGACGGCTCAGACGCCGCCCGCCCGCGCCGTCGGCCCGTGTACTCGCCCACCCTGCGTTCCTCCTGCCGACGTCTACCCGCCTGCAAGGTATACCAGCCGGGTCGCTCAGCCCCCGGCGAACGGCGGAAGCACCTCGACCACGGCCCCGTCCGCCAGGCGCACGTCGGCCGGGTCGCGCCGGCCCACCGGGGTGCCGTCCACCAGGAACGACGCCCGCCGCACCACCTCGCCGAGCCGGGCCCCGTGCCGGGCCACCGCCGCGGCCAGCACGTCGGCCAGCACCTCGTCCTCGAACGGCTCCTCGGCGATGCCCGCCGCCGCCTTCGCCGCCGCCCAGTACCGGATCAGCCCGCTCATCCCGCCTCGCCCTCCATGACCTCTCCCGCCTCGCCGAGCTCCCCCTTCTGTCTTTTATATTCGCCCTTCGCGGCACGGGAAGATCCGGACGCCCTCCCGGAGCCGGCCGGCGCACCGGCGGCCGGCAGTTCCCGCACCCAGCGGCCGATCCGGCCGACCAGCTCCCGGCCGGAGGCCTCCCGGGCCGCCGCGGCCTCCGCGTGCCCGAACCCGGGCTCGATCCACAGCTCGCGCGGCTCGCCGGCCGCGGCGTACAGCGCTTCGGCGTGGCCCAGCGGGAAGTACTTGTCGGCGTCGCCGTGCACCACCAGCAGCGGCACCGGCGCGATGCGCCCCGCCAACTCCACCGGGGATTCCGGGACCGGGTTCCAGCCGTCCGGCAGGATGCGCGTCTTCAGATGCCACGCCGAAACAGCGCGGCCCACCGGATGCTGCACCAGGAAGTGCACCAGCTTCATGGCGCGCGTGGAGCGCTCGAACCACCAGCCGGGGCCGCTCACGGACACCACGGCGTCGGTCGCGGAGCCCGGGCCGACGCCCGAGCCGCACAGCCCGGCGTGCCGGACGACCACGGAGGCGCCCATGGAGAAGCCGACCGTCGCCACATTCTCGTAACCCAGGACGCGGGCCCACTCGACCGCGGCGTGCAGGTCGAGCACCTCGAGATCACCGAGCGTCGATCGGCCGTGTGACTGTCCGTGACCGCGGAAATCGAATGCGACCACTCCGCCATACGGCCGCAACACGGCGGCGATCCGCGCCATGTCGCCGGTGCGCCAGGAGCCGCTGAATCCGTGGCACAAGACGAACGCCCATCGTCGATCGACACCCGCTCTGTGCACGGCGTTAAGGCGGACACCGTCGGCCGTCAAAAGCGTCTGGCCCGGCTCCTGGTGCCCCGAGCTGCGCCTTTGTCCAGGTAAAATACGTGTGAACTCCGGCACGGAAACCTCGGGGAAACGCTTCATGACGGCTATCCTTCCTGACAGAGGATCCGGGCGACGAAGCCCCACGGGTCCTCTACGTGTTTTCTGGCGGGTGCGACAAGAGGTACCCCCGGACAAAAGAGGAGCGATCCGCGGATGTCCAGCTTGCTGTTGTTGACCAACTCCCTGACCCCCTCCTCCGAGGTCCTGCCGGCTCTCGGTCTGCTGTTGCACAACGTTCGCGTGGCTCCAGCGGAGGCGTCGGCACTCCTGGACACCCCACCGGCCGACGCGATCCTGGTGGACGCGCGCCGCGACCTGCCGCAAATGCGTTCCCTGTGCCGGCTGCTGCGCACCACAGGAGTGGACTGCCCGCTTCTGCTGATCACCACCGAGGGCGCGCTCGCGGCGGTGACCGCCGACTGGGGCATCGACGACGTCCTGCTGGACTCGGCGGGCCCGGCCGAGGTCGAGGCCCGGCTGCGGCTGGCGATCGGGAAACTGGCGGCCGGCGCGGTCGCCGAGGACGTCCCGCTGGAGATCAAGAGCGGCGACCTGTCCATCGACGAGGGCACGTACACCGCCCGCGTCCGGAACCGGGTGCTCGACCTGACCTTCAAGGAGTTCGAGCTCATCAAGTACCTCGCGCAGCACCCGGGCCGGGTGTTCACGCGAGCGCAGCTGCTCCAGGAAGTGTGGGGATACGACTACTTCGGCGGCACCCGGACCGTGGACGTCCACGTCCGGCGGCTGCGGGCCAAGCTCGGGGTCGAGCACGAGGCGCTCATCGGGACGGTCCGCAACGTGGGCTACCGCTTCGTCATGCCGGACAAGCGCACCGGATCGAGCACGCCCACCGGCTCCAGCGCCGGCACCGAGACGGAGGAGGAGAGCGCCGACGAGGTTCGAGCCTCCGACGCGATGACCGCACCCCGTACCGTGGTGGGGTGACAGGTTTCTCCATCGGCGTCGTCCGCCGACCCAACGAGGCGGACGTCGCCACCATCCGGTCCCTCGCCGAGGCCGCCGAGCGGGCCGACGGGGTGGCACCGCTCCCGGAGCAGGTGCTGCTCCACCTCAAGCACTCCGGCGATGCCGATGCCGACGCCAATGCCGACGCCTGGCACTTCGTGGCCCGGCGGCTGTCCGACACCCAGGCCTCGGAGCTGATCGGCTACGCCTTCCTGGACAAGTCGAACCCCGACGAGGGCCCCACGGCGGAGGTCGTGGTCGCGCCGGACTCCCGCCGCCAGGGCGTCGGCGGCGCCCTGCTGGACGCGCTGCGCATGAAGGTCCGCCGGGACGACAAGCCGGTCCGCGTCTGGGCGCACGGCGGCCTGCCCGCGGCGGCGGCCCTGGCCGACAAGCGCGGCCTGAAGAAGGTCCGCGAGCTGTGGGTGATGGCCCGGCCGCTGGCCGACGTGCCGCAACCGGAGCCGGCCGAGGGCATCCGCATCGCCGCCTTCCGCCCCGGCG from Catenulispora sp. GP43 encodes:
- a CDS encoding DUF1416 domain-containing protein, with the translated sequence MTASCGAPAGGFSIEGVDVAKETVIQGAVSKDGAPVTGYVRLLDSTGEFTAEVPTSPEGGFRFFAAPGTWTVRALVPGGSVDASVEATLGEVAEVALAV
- a CDS encoding MoaD/ThiS family protein → MSGLIRYWAAAKAAAGIAEEPFEDEVLADVLAAAVARHGARLGEVVRRASFLVDGTPVGRRDPADVRLADGAVVEVLPPFAGG
- a CDS encoding Ms5788A family Cys-rich leader peptide translates to MKQQADFTKRRAVDLCRVAACLCRMR
- a CDS encoding sigma-70 family RNA polymerase sigma factor; the protein is MDVASADAERLRSLYADHAGPLLGYVLKLTDGDRGRAEDVVQETFLRAWQHSEAFAPERGSPRAWLCTVARNIVVDQARARRSRPKEVGDEGLALGIAREAVVEDDHDRILLGWEVAEAMATLSPDHRAVLRETYFKGLSVAEAAKALGIPPGTVKSRTYYALRALRTAFEERGIKP
- a CDS encoding alpha/beta hydrolase, which translates into the protein MKRFPEVSVPEFTRILPGQRRSSGHQEPGQTLLTADGVRLNAVHRAGVDRRWAFVLCHGFSGSWRTGDMARIAAVLRPYGGVVAFDFRGHGQSHGRSTLGDLEVLDLHAAVEWARVLGYENVATVGFSMGASVVVRHAGLCGSGVGPGSATDAVVSVSGPGWWFERSTRAMKLVHFLVQHPVGRAVSAWHLKTRILPDGWNPVPESPVELAGRIAPVPLLVVHGDADKYFPLGHAEALYAAAGEPRELWIEPGFGHAEAAAAREASGRELVGRIGRWVRELPAAGAPAGSGRASGSSRAAKGEYKRQKGELGEAGEVMEGEAG
- a CDS encoding sulfurtransferase; amino-acid sequence: MSRNDVLVDADWVQAHLDDPKVVLVEVDEDTAAYDKNHIRNAIRIDWKRDLQDPVRRDFVNQEQFEALLSERGIANDDTVVLYGGNNNWFASYAYWYFKLYGHGDVKLLDGGRKKWELDSRELVVEQPTREATTYTAQPQDQAIRAYRDDVVAAIGTDNLVDVRSPDEYSGKLLAPAHLPQEQSQRPGHVPTARNIPWSKAANDDGTFKSDADLTALYEGEGVDLSKDTIAYCRIGERSAHTWFVLHELLGQPNVKNYDGSWTEYGSLVGVPVSLGSNPGSPEGGQQ
- a CDS encoding FABP family protein, with amino-acid sequence MPLEIPSDLHPNCVPLAFLLGTWAGAGVGGYPTIESFNFGQEVVFSYTPDKPFLKYESRSWLLDEDGNQVRPLATESGFWRPQERTEENGTAGTTRTLLEVVLSHPTGFAEIWVGEADSAKVELRTDVVARTETAKEYTAGHRLYGLVKGDLLWAFDMAAMGQPMQSHLSAQLKPVK
- a CDS encoding DUF2993 domain-containing protein; this encodes MTSEEGLDQLQWEAHPPPRRRRWPTRLAITLLVLAGLFVAADRITVSIAESQIAKRIQQSQNLQSKPSVNIANFPFLTQLIGMKLDKVSVDARGVVHNNVRVTDLHVDLNGVAPSNGFKEADVDHLSGTALFSWTDMESAAAAQGLDVTLAEGPDNTVRVTGNIPGLGKVTLQSRLSLSSGNRLQLTANKIESSSLGGLAGEVPRQLDFPINVGTLPMQLTLQMANMQTSADGLRVYAEADHVRVTGSGVSSS
- the mshD gene encoding mycothiol synthase, whose protein sequence is MTGFSIGVVRRPNEADVATIRSLAEAAERADGVAPLPEQVLLHLKHSGDADADANADAWHFVARRLSDTQASELIGYAFLDKSNPDEGPTAEVVVAPDSRRQGVGGALLDALRMKVRRDDKPVRVWAHGGLPAAAALADKRGLKKVRELWVMARPLADVPQPEPAEGIRIAAFRPGVDDEAWVAVNARAFAHHPEQGSMTVQDLRERMAEPWFDPEGFFLAWRGPELAGFHWTKVHDHSAYGDGPVGEVYVLGLDPAEQGRGLGRTLTQVGLRYLHDRGLSDVILYVEADNAAAIAVYTKLGFTRRSADVMYQF
- a CDS encoding anti-sigma factor; the encoded protein is MNREPETRPGACDDEDLRMAVGALALGALDADEAREVRQHLARCPECQQEYASFVGVKRVMDIGLVGAPMPETVPPEPAGQRGRTGRRRLFGTRTPPPFRAPRRQRIMVAAAGGAAALVLVVGGFWAGHGGTSSSGSTNAEVLPAVTQSGVTAQISYQDHSWGTSVTAKMSGTPDGLTCTLYVYDKNHDAIQLSNWKSVAGKPIDIPASTALPAGQIDHFEVRVVGYGAYDITVPMDS
- a CDS encoding Fur family transcriptional regulator, yielding METAPTDLTKELRAKGYRLTPQRQFVLQAVASLDHATPDAICEEVRRTARGVNLSTVYRTLELLEELGLVTHTHLGHGAQIYHTADQPAHVHLVCRGCGRILEAADSAAEPLVQRLMEDYGFQTDVRHLAVFGTCSECRGREQNEAS
- a CDS encoding response regulator transcription factor — its product is MSSLLLLTNSLTPSSEVLPALGLLLHNVRVAPAEASALLDTPPADAILVDARRDLPQMRSLCRLLRTTGVDCPLLLITTEGALAAVTADWGIDDVLLDSAGPAEVEARLRLAIGKLAAGAVAEDVPLEIKSGDLSIDEGTYTARVRNRVLDLTFKEFELIKYLAQHPGRVFTRAQLLQEVWGYDYFGGTRTVDVHVRRLRAKLGVEHEALIGTVRNVGYRFVMPDKRTGSSTPTGSSAGTETEEESADEVRASDAMTAPRTVVG